In Arcobacter ellisii, a genomic segment contains:
- a CDS encoding OmpA family protein, producing MKRVLLSTIACASLALAANSDYKYEITPLIGGVHTEGNLDLDRNYANAGLSLGFNQFDSFIDQVELGFLRSIEDVGYTGTNNDTGVTRIFTNLIKEYPLTADASLYTLVGAGVEVFDDEAKGNEDGLFGNYGAGIKYKVAEELSLKFDVRHVIEADHGDNNLLYTLGFAVPFGEVAKAAPVVEKPAPVETPAPVAAPKDTDGDGVIDNLDECPDTMKGAKVDTVGCMTLINLNINFDTDKSVIKDSYNSRIAEFAKMMKANPKLKASIEAHTDSVGSNAYNQKLSERRAASTVKALTDLGVDSTKIKAVGFGETRPVASNETVEGRAENRRVEAVMVK from the coding sequence ATGAAAAGAGTATTATTATCAACAATTGCTTGTGCTTCTTTAGCATTAGCTGCGAACAGTGATTACAAATATGAAATTACTCCATTAATAGGTGGAGTTCATACAGAAGGTAATTTAGATTTAGATAGAAACTATGCAAATGCTGGTTTAAGTTTAGGTTTTAATCAATTTGATTCTTTTATTGACCAAGTTGAATTAGGTTTCTTAAGATCAATCGAAGATGTTGGTTACACAGGAACTAACAATGATACTGGTGTTACTAGAATATTTACTAACTTAATCAAAGAATATCCATTAACTGCTGATGCATCTTTATATACATTAGTTGGAGCTGGGGTAGAAGTTTTTGATGATGAAGCTAAAGGTAATGAAGATGGATTATTTGGTAACTACGGTGCTGGTATCAAATATAAAGTTGCTGAAGAATTATCTTTAAAATTCGATGTTAGACATGTAATTGAAGCTGATCATGGAGATAATAACTTATTATATACTTTAGGATTTGCTGTTCCATTTGGAGAAGTTGCAAAAGCAGCTCCAGTTGTTGAAAAACCAGCTCCTGTTGAAACTCCTGCACCAGTTGCAGCACCAAAAGATACAGATGGTGATGGTGTAATTGATAATTTAGATGAATGTCCAGATACAATGAAAGGTGCAAAAGTTGATACAGTTGGATGTATGACTTTAATCAACTTAAATATTAATTTTGATACTGATAAATCTGTTATCAAAGATTCTTATAACTCAAGAATTGCTGAATTTGCAAAAATGATGAAAGCTAATCCAAAATTAAAAGCATCAATTGAAGCACATACAGATTCTGTTGGTTCAAATGCTTACAACCAAAAATTATCAGAAAGAAGAGCTGCTTCTACTGTTAAAGCATTAACTGATTTAGGTGTTGATAGCACAAAAATCAAAGCTGTAGGTTTTGGTGAAACTAGACCAGTTGCATCAAATGAAACTGTTGAAGGTAGAGCTGAAAACAGAAGAGTTGAAGCTGTAATGGTTAAATAA